From the genome of Anticarsia gemmatalis isolate Benzon Research Colony breed Stoneville strain chromosome 13, ilAntGemm2 primary, whole genome shotgun sequence, one region includes:
- the LOC142977485 gene encoding putative serine hydrolase encodes MAEGKMNGHHVHEELPPGYKVEEVEIPVPWGHVAGRWWGPRDKQPIIAIHGWQDNAGTWDNLIPLLPVTTSVLCIDLPGHGLSTHHPDGMLYYIFWDGIVLVRRIVKHFKWEKISLMGHSLGGAISFMYAASFPEEVDRIICVDIASPAVRAPSVMVKATGWNIDKMLEYDNLPEDKVPCYEYDEMIDIVCDAYKGSISRENCRILMKRGMSPTPAHMKKKGYFFKRDPKLKVSGLAMMSIETALEYASKIKCKVLNIRALPGQRWEKLDYYLDIIEKLKSSADLRYVEVEGTHHVQLEAPENIAGIIEEFLEEY; translated from the exons ATGGCTGAAGGGAAAATGAATGGACATCATGTACATGAAG AATTGCCGCCAGGCTACAAGGTGGAAGAAGTCGAGATTCCAGTCCCCTGGGGCCACGTAGCTGGCAGATGGTGGGGCCCAAGAGACAAGCAGCCAATCATCGCTATCCACGGGTGGCAAGACAACGCAGGCACTTGGGACAATCTCATACCTCTATTGCCAGTCACAACATCAGTCCTTTGCATAGACCTACCCGGACATGGTCTATCAACGCACCATCCTGATGGAATGCTCTACTACATTTTCTGGGACGGCATTGTTCTCGTAAGGCGAATTGTCAAACACTTTAAATGGGAAAAAATCTCTTTAATGGGACATTCCCTTGGAGGAGCTATTAGCTTCATGTATGCAGCATCATTCCCCGAAGAGGTTGACAGGATAATCTGCGTTGACATCGCCAGTCCTGCAGTCAGAGCACCTTCAGTCATGGTCAAAGCCACCGGCTGGAATATCGACAAAATGCTTGAATACGACAATTTGCCGGAAGACAAAGTTCCATGTTACGAGTACGATGAGATGATTGACATCGTTTGTGACGCGTACAAAGGTTCCATCTCTAGGGAGAACTGCAGAATTTTAATGAAGAGAGGAATGTCTCCTACGCCAGCGCATATGAAGAAGAAAGGTTATTTCTTCAAAAGGGATCCGAAGTTAAAGGTTTCTGGACTAGCGATGATGTCGATAGAAACTGCTTTGGAGTACGCTAGCAAGATTAAATGTAAAGTGCTGAATATCAGGGCTTTGCCTGGTCAAAGATGGGAGAAGTTAGACTACTACTTGGACATTATAGAGAAGTTGAAATCGTCAGCTGATCTTCGATACGTGGAGGTGGAAGGTACTCACCACGTCCAGTTAGAAGCTCCGGAAAATATCGCTGGAATTATAGAAGAGTTCTTAGAGGAATATTAG